A genomic region of Desulfosarcina ovata subsp. ovata contains the following coding sequences:
- the tssF gene encoding type VI secretion system baseplate subunit TssF codes for MDDKLLDYYERELTFIREMGAIFAERYPKIAGRLLLENDKCEDPHTERLIEAFALISGRIHKKIDDDFPEITESLLNITYPHYINPIPSISLLRFDPVKQNISESGYQIERGTEVLSKPIKGSPCRFSTTQDLHLWPVQVARAEVKEPQKMVAGAVQVIEVELESINKINLSKIQWQSLRFFLNGPSQHVYHLYELLLNHVTHIECEVAAKNGNRETHRFDKSDIKPVGFQRAEEILPYSKRSFPGFLLLFEYFSFPEKFLFLDLCGMDRIQRKLPANRLVLRFFLNQPAKSGLVVNADTFCLNAVPVVNLFKRIAEPIRVEHRKTEYQVIPDIRRQGATEVYAVDEVTAILSKSSGEAVTYRPFYSMRHYLGEEGLKEAQTFWHLYRRASGKKDDRGTDVFLSFSDLGLKPASPVEDILTVRVTCTNRDMPSRLPFGDPKGDFNLESAAPIARIVCLVKPTPTRRPFLGGDLQWRLISHLSLNYMSLVGGGEEPLKEILKLYDFDNSLANAQQINGIVSIETRHVTKRIKRSFCRGIRVTMTFDEDRYVGTGLFMFATVLERFLGQYVSVNSFSQFEMKTLQREGTVKLWPPRSGNQVLI; via the coding sequence ATGGACGATAAACTGCTCGACTACTATGAACGTGAACTGACATTCATCCGGGAAATGGGGGCGATATTTGCTGAGAGATATCCCAAGATTGCCGGCAGATTGCTTCTCGAGAACGATAAATGCGAAGATCCCCACACCGAGCGGCTCATCGAAGCCTTCGCATTGATTAGCGGTCGGATTCACAAGAAGATCGACGATGACTTTCCGGAAATTACCGAATCGCTGCTCAACATCACCTATCCTCACTACATTAATCCCATTCCATCGATCTCGCTTTTGCGCTTCGATCCGGTAAAACAGAATATTTCTGAGAGTGGATACCAAATAGAGAGGGGAACCGAAGTCCTTTCAAAGCCGATTAAAGGTTCCCCGTGCCGGTTTTCCACGACGCAGGATTTGCATCTGTGGCCGGTGCAGGTCGCCCGAGCCGAAGTCAAGGAACCTCAGAAAATGGTTGCCGGTGCCGTTCAGGTCATCGAAGTTGAATTGGAAAGCATTAATAAAATCAATTTATCCAAGATTCAATGGCAGTCCCTGCGGTTTTTCCTCAACGGCCCAAGCCAGCATGTCTATCACCTGTATGAACTGCTGCTGAACCATGTGACCCATATTGAGTGCGAGGTTGCTGCAAAGAACGGAAACCGCGAAACCCATCGGTTCGATAAATCAGATATCAAACCCGTGGGATTCCAACGCGCGGAGGAAATTCTGCCATACTCCAAACGCTCATTTCCTGGATTTCTTCTGTTGTTTGAGTATTTCAGCTTCCCTGAAAAATTTCTTTTTCTCGATCTTTGCGGGATGGACCGTATCCAGAGGAAATTGCCTGCAAACCGTTTGGTTTTGCGATTTTTTCTCAACCAACCGGCGAAATCCGGGCTGGTGGTGAATGCCGATACGTTCTGCCTCAACGCCGTGCCGGTGGTGAACCTGTTCAAACGAATTGCAGAACCGATCCGGGTCGAACATCGCAAAACAGAATACCAGGTTATCCCCGATATAAGACGGCAGGGGGCAACCGAAGTATACGCGGTTGACGAGGTCACGGCGATTCTCTCCAAATCGTCAGGTGAAGCCGTAACGTATCGACCGTTTTACTCCATGAGACATTATCTGGGTGAGGAGGGCCTCAAGGAAGCGCAGACATTCTGGCACCTTTACCGCAGAGCCTCCGGGAAAAAAGATGATCGCGGAACGGACGTGTTTCTCTCTTTTTCCGATCTGGGACTGAAACCGGCGAGCCCGGTGGAGGATATCCTTACTGTCAGAGTGACCTGTACGAACCGGGATATGCCTTCGCGGTTGCCTTTTGGCGATCCTAAAGGCGATTTTAACCTCGAATCGGCTGCGCCCATCGCACGCATCGTCTGCCTGGTCAAACCGACCCCCACACGACGGCCTTTTCTTGGCGGGGACCTTCAATGGCGACTGATATCCCACTTGTCGCTCAACTACATGTCACTGGTCGGGGGCGGTGAAGAACCCCTTAAAGAGATCCTGAAACTTTACGATTTCGACAACTCCCTGGCCAACGCACAGCAGATCAACGGCATCGTCTCCATCGAGACCCGGCACGTGACGAAACGTATCAAACGCTCCTTCTGCCGGGGAATTCGGGTGACCATGACCTTTGATGAAGACAGATATGTTGGCACGGGTTTGTTTATGTTTGCCACGGTGCTGGAGCGGTTTCTGGGACAATATGTGTCTGTCAATTCATTTTCCCAATTCGAAATGAAGACGCTCCAACGAGAAGGAACGGTTAAGCTATGGCCGCCAAGAAGCGGAAATCAGGTGCTGATCTAA
- the tssE gene encoding type VI secretion system baseplate subunit TssE: MDYGQAPLLDRLIDEDPANSRESAQQRLMDAREIKALVVRDLENLLNCRRSIASIPDELRELQNSVAVYGLKDFTALGADSHQVRQTILKDVEKAIARFEPRLKNVNVVIETGDHKERSLSFQISAMLVVDPIREPVAFDTYFDTTRKAFVISG; encoded by the coding sequence ATGGACTATGGTCAGGCACCACTGCTGGACAGGCTTATCGACGAGGATCCTGCGAACTCCCGTGAGTCTGCCCAGCAGCGCCTGATGGATGCGCGCGAAATCAAGGCTCTGGTCGTCAGGGATCTGGAAAACCTGCTCAACTGCCGTCGAAGCATCGCGTCAATACCGGACGAATTGCGCGAACTGCAGAACTCCGTCGCCGTATATGGGTTGAAAGATTTTACTGCGCTGGGGGCAGACAGCCACCAGGTGCGGCAGACGATCCTGAAGGACGTGGAGAAGGCCATCGCCCGTTTCGAACCCCGCCTGAAAAATGTCAACGTGGTGATCGAGACCGGCGACCACAAAGAGCGCAGTCTGAGTTTTCAAATTTCAGCCATGCTGGTTGTCGATCCGATTCGCGAGCCAGTGGCCTTTGACACCTATTTTGATACGACCCGCAAAGCGTTCGTTATATCCGGCTGA
- a CDS encoding Hcp family type VI secretion system effector has protein sequence MAVDMFLKLDDVQGESQDKTHKGEIDILAWSWGMSQSGTTHAGGGSGSGKASFQDISVTKYVDKASSSLMRMCAKGTHIPKGQLTVRKAGDTPLEYIVMKLENILVTSVSTGGSGGEDRLTENISLNFAKLDYVYKEQSGKGSSATDMPFKADIPGNDFS, from the coding sequence ATGGCAGTTGACATGTTTCTGAAGCTCGATGACGTCCAAGGAGAGTCCCAGGATAAAACGCACAAAGGCGAGATCGATATCCTCGCCTGGAGTTGGGGCATGAGCCAGTCCGGAACCACCCATGCGGGCGGCGGCAGCGGCAGCGGCAAAGCCAGTTTCCAGGATATTTCCGTCACCAAGTATGTGGACAAGGCATCCAGCAGTCTGATGCGTATGTGTGCCAAGGGCACCCATATTCCAAAAGGACAGCTCACCGTTCGCAAGGCGGGTGATACTCCTCTGGAGTATATCGTGATGAAATTGGAAAACATTCTGGTGACCTCCGTGAGTACCGGAGGATCGGGTGGTGAAGACCGCTTGACGGAAAACATCAGTCTCAATTTTGCCAAACTCGACTATGTTTATAAAGAACAGAGTGGAAAGGGTTCCTCAGCAACCGATATGCCGTTCAAGGCAGACATCCCTGGTAATGATTTCAGTTAG
- the tssC gene encoding type VI secretion system contractile sheath large subunit, translating to MADQEQQAQQEAPQEVQEEKGLLDQIISEGRLAREDSQKAYAKDLISEFVGQVMEGTMTISKDTEAMINARIAQIDKLISDQMNEILHHEDFQKLEGSWRGLNYLVSKSETGERMKIRVMNINKKDLLKDMEKASEFDQSAMFKKVYEEEFGMFGGASYGAMIGDYEFDNHPQDLALLEKMSQVAAAAHAPFISAAGSSLFNLDSFTELGNPRDLSKIFQSAEYAKWRSFRDTEDSRYVSLCVPHILMRQPYGKANIPVEAFDFEENVDGTDHSKYLWGNAAYALGARLTDAFAKYGWCAAIRGVEGGGLVEGLPVHTFKTDEGDVALKCPTEIAITDRREKELADLGFVPLVHCKGTDFAAFFSTQSVNKPKVYDSDEANANARLSSQMQYIMATSRFAHYLKSMMRDKIGSFMTRSEAEDFLNRWISNYILGDPNAGQEMKAKYPLSEARVDVSEIPGKTGAYRAVAFLKPHYQLDELSVSLRLVADLPQPAGG from the coding sequence ATGGCAGATCAGGAACAACAGGCTCAGCAAGAAGCGCCCCAGGAGGTACAGGAAGAAAAAGGCCTGCTGGATCAGATCATTTCGGAGGGGCGTTTGGCGCGGGAGGACAGCCAGAAAGCCTATGCCAAGGATTTGATCAGCGAGTTCGTTGGTCAGGTCATGGAAGGCACCATGACCATTTCGAAGGACACCGAGGCGATGATCAATGCCCGCATCGCCCAGATTGATAAATTGATTTCCGACCAGATGAATGAGATTTTGCACCATGAGGATTTTCAGAAACTGGAAGGCTCCTGGAGGGGGCTAAACTATCTGGTCAGCAAGAGCGAGACCGGCGAACGCATGAAAATCCGGGTGATGAATATCAATAAGAAGGACCTTCTCAAGGATATGGAGAAGGCCTCCGAGTTCGACCAGTCCGCCATGTTCAAGAAGGTTTATGAAGAAGAGTTCGGCATGTTTGGCGGTGCCTCTTACGGCGCGATGATCGGCGATTATGAATTTGACAATCATCCCCAGGACCTGGCCCTGCTCGAAAAAATGTCTCAGGTTGCCGCTGCCGCCCACGCACCGTTTATCTCCGCGGCGGGATCGAGTCTCTTTAACCTGGACAGCTTTACCGAACTGGGTAACCCACGCGACCTGTCAAAGATTTTCCAGAGTGCGGAATACGCCAAGTGGCGCTCGTTCAGGGATACGGAGGACTCCCGCTATGTGTCCCTGTGCGTACCGCACATTCTCATGCGGCAGCCTTACGGCAAGGCGAACATTCCGGTCGAAGCCTTTGATTTCGAGGAGAACGTCGACGGGACCGATCACAGCAAGTACCTGTGGGGCAACGCCGCCTATGCCCTCGGCGCGCGGCTGACCGATGCGTTTGCCAAATATGGCTGGTGTGCAGCCATCCGCGGCGTAGAGGGCGGCGGTCTGGTAGAGGGATTGCCCGTGCATACTTTTAAAACCGACGAAGGTGACGTGGCACTCAAGTGCCCCACGGAAATCGCCATCACCGATCGCCGTGAAAAGGAATTGGCCGACTTGGGATTTGTCCCCCTGGTCCATTGCAAGGGCACCGATTTTGCTGCTTTCTTCAGTACGCAGTCGGTCAACAAACCCAAAGTATACGATTCCGATGAAGCCAATGCCAATGCGCGCCTTTCCTCGCAGATGCAATACATCATGGCCACCTCGCGTTTCGCCCACTACTTGAAGTCCATGATGCGGGACAAAATCGGCAGTTTCATGACCCGTAGCGAGGCCGAGGATTTTCTGAACCGCTGGATCAGCAACTATATTCTCGGGGATCCCAATGCCGGACAGGAGATGAAGGCCAAATACCCCCTGAGCGAAGCGCGGGTGGATGTCTCTGAAATACCTGGAAAAACAGGTGCCTATCGCGCGGTCGCGTTTTTGAAGCCCCACTATCAGTTGGATGAGCTCAGCGTTTCCCTGCGTCTGGTTGCCGATCTGCCCCAGCCCGCTGGTGGATAA
- the tssB gene encoding type VI secretion system contractile sheath small subunit — protein sequence MAESLQHTLDRVRSPRVQITYDVEIGDAIEMKEIPFVVGVLADLSGKPDEPLPKVKDRKFVEIDRDNFNQVLEGMKPRLAYRVDNKLTDDDSKMAVELRFKSLDDFHPERVAEQVTPVRKLVEARKRLSDLLAKLDGNDKLDEMLQDVLANTDSIEKLSQEAGVEGKAEEGKEE from the coding sequence ATGGCCGAGAGTTTACAACACACATTGGACCGGGTTCGATCGCCGAGGGTCCAGATTACCTACGACGTCGAGATCGGGGATGCCATCGAGATGAAGGAAATTCCCTTTGTGGTTGGTGTGCTGGCAGATCTTTCCGGAAAACCGGATGAACCCCTGCCGAAAGTAAAGGATCGCAAATTCGTCGAGATCGACCGGGACAATTTCAATCAGGTTCTGGAAGGCATGAAACCGCGGTTGGCCTACCGCGTGGACAACAAACTGACCGATGACGACTCAAAAATGGCCGTGGAACTCCGCTTCAAATCATTGGACGACTTTCATCCCGAGCGGGTGGCCGAACAGGTGACGCCGGTACGCAAACTGGTGGAGGCGAGAAAGCGGCTTTCCGATCTTCTGGCCAAACTCGACGGTAACGACAAACTGGATGAAATGCTTCAGGATGTGCTGGCCAACACCGACTCCATCGAAAAACTCAGCCAAGAGGCGGGGGTCGAGGGGAAAGCGGAAGAAGGAAAAGAGGAATAG
- the tssA gene encoding type VI secretion system protein TssA produces the protein MIDIEAILTPIEGENPAGENLRYTEAYDAIQESRREDDQMDRGDWDREIKTADWEAVRRLAVEALSEKTKDLQIGVWLVESLIKTEGFNGLDVGLQVLAGLLENFWEHLYPEIEDDDLDYRIGPLEFFNDKLWVVIRQIAVTDPKVAGGGYSWLQWKESTEVGTNQEAIAEGKVGTEAFEKAQTQSSKKFYETLNSQIEASLASFLRFDDLLDEKFGHEAPRTADLKQAVEDCQRFVAKVLKQKKELDPDPDPVEETEESQPGEPGPGNEDETTAEASAASSSAPRPVAATGSVQGQIVVGMISDTEPHEAAVWNSALTALKNEGIKKALDILFSASCSVSSIRSKNRYRLLMARLCLQASRPDLARPIAEELNTLVEELGLERWESPVWVADVLGALYRCLIQEEEGSEDHYRAEEIFKKMCTIDLTKALQHKQ, from the coding sequence TTGATCGATATTGAAGCCATCCTGACGCCCATTGAAGGAGAGAATCCCGCCGGGGAGAACCTGCGCTATACAGAGGCTTACGATGCCATTCAGGAATCGCGCCGCGAAGACGACCAAATGGATCGCGGCGACTGGGATCGTGAAATCAAAACGGCGGACTGGGAAGCGGTCAGGCGGCTCGCCGTGGAAGCGCTCAGCGAAAAGACCAAGGATTTGCAGATCGGCGTCTGGCTGGTAGAATCGCTCATTAAAACCGAAGGCTTCAACGGACTGGACGTGGGGTTACAGGTTCTTGCTGGTCTGTTGGAAAACTTCTGGGAACACCTTTATCCCGAAATCGAGGATGATGATCTGGATTACCGAATCGGTCCGCTTGAGTTTTTCAACGACAAACTGTGGGTCGTCATCAGACAGATAGCGGTGACCGACCCGAAGGTTGCCGGCGGTGGCTACTCATGGCTCCAATGGAAGGAATCCACGGAAGTCGGCACGAACCAAGAGGCCATTGCCGAGGGCAAAGTCGGTACGGAAGCATTCGAGAAAGCCCAGACCCAGTCATCGAAAAAATTCTACGAGACGCTGAATTCGCAAATTGAAGCGTCACTGGCATCATTTTTACGGTTTGACGATTTGCTCGACGAGAAATTTGGCCATGAAGCGCCGCGAACCGCTGATTTGAAACAAGCCGTCGAAGATTGCCAGCGGTTCGTCGCCAAAGTACTGAAGCAGAAGAAGGAACTTGACCCGGATCCGGATCCCGTCGAAGAGACGGAGGAATCACAGCCCGGGGAGCCCGGTCCCGGAAATGAGGACGAGACAACCGCCGAAGCGTCTGCCGCTTCCTCCTCCGCCCCCCGGCCGGTCGCTGCCACCGGTTCGGTTCAAGGGCAGATCGTTGTCGGTATGATCTCCGATACCGAGCCCCATGAGGCGGCGGTCTGGAACAGCGCGCTGACCGCCCTGAAAAACGAAGGCATCAAAAAAGCGCTGGATATTCTTTTTTCCGCTTCGTGCAGCGTTTCCAGCATACGGTCGAAAAATCGTTATCGTCTGCTTATGGCCAGGCTGTGTCTTCAGGCCAGTCGGCCCGATCTGGCCCGGCCGATAGCCGAGGAACTGAATACACTGGTCGAGGAACTGGGACTCGAACGTTGGGAGTCGCCGGTGTGGGTGGCCGATGTTCTGGGCGCCCTTTACCGCTGTCTCATCCAGGAAGAGGAAGGCAGTGAGGACCATTACCGCGCCGAGGAAATTTTTAAAAAGATGTGTACCATTGACCTGACAAAGGCGTTACAGCACAAACAGTAA
- a CDS encoding type VI secretion system accessory protein TagJ: MNPKALILDGKIDEARAMLIDQVKTAPTDTAARSLLFQVMLLCGEWEKAGRQLEIAATQKSSPDMNQAVYRNLIQAEKERLAVAKMEHRPTFFPDIPEYCEDFFEARELLISGKIDDAASRFAQIDAAFTDVQGTINGQPFKGFLETDTTLRYFIEAIEYERYLWVPIANIRELVITPPATLIDLIWAKARITTWEGLTMGCFLPVLYPKSFESDDDRIRLGRLTDWKPLGGSFSRAVGQHVFDIGGTDYALFEIKEAVFRLATEEGKGSEH, encoded by the coding sequence ATGAATCCTAAAGCGCTCATTCTGGATGGAAAGATTGACGAGGCGCGTGCCATGCTGATCGACCAGGTGAAAACCGCACCAACCGACACGGCGGCTCGTTCTCTGCTTTTTCAGGTCATGCTTTTATGCGGTGAGTGGGAAAAAGCCGGGCGGCAACTGGAGATTGCCGCCACCCAAAAAAGCTCACCGGACATGAACCAGGCGGTTTACCGAAATCTGATCCAGGCGGAAAAGGAGCGTCTGGCTGTGGCCAAGATGGAGCATCGGCCTACCTTTTTTCCTGATATCCCCGAATACTGTGAGGATTTCTTCGAAGCCCGAGAACTGCTTATCAGCGGTAAAATCGATGACGCGGCAAGCCGTTTTGCCCAAATTGATGCCGCCTTTACGGACGTTCAAGGAACCATCAATGGTCAGCCTTTCAAGGGGTTTCTGGAAACGGATACGACCTTGCGCTATTTTATTGAGGCCATTGAATATGAACGCTACCTATGGGTGCCCATCGCCAATATCCGGGAGCTGGTGATCACCCCCCCCGCGACCCTTATTGATCTCATCTGGGCCAAGGCGCGCATCACGACGTGGGAAGGGTTGACCATGGGGTGCTTTTTGCCGGTCCTTTACCCCAAATCATTTGAGAGCGATGACGACCGGATCCGACTTGGCCGTCTGACGGATTGGAAACCGTTGGGTGGCTCATTTTCCCGGGCCGTGGGACAGCACGTTTTTGATATTGGCGGAACCGATTACGCCCTTTTCGAGATCAAAGAGGCGGTTTTTCGATTGGCTACCGAAGAGGGGAAAGGAAGCGAGCATTGA
- the tagF gene encoding type VI secretion system-associated protein TagF has protein sequence MLGRIIGWRQWSWSAFGKHPSARDYFQIQMTSPLAKAFGEWVGTGFGRLSEEIRRNGVYSWRFWSRGVKKGMLICGLAKSSADAIGRPYPLILLGEGPLNRWEQNWQLLPFVLSPMWEKMEYMASRRIAGIGELEADLERMDTPIAAWQKILTEKAEDGHGQDKEPVNKIIMDNLQEKAGMLEAQLKLAVSLDQGGQTDPLVMSGAWHQALKSHLKGTPNTVFMGGSLERAFAVFFSRPLMVDDFTDLWSR, from the coding sequence ATGCTGGGGAGAATAATCGGCTGGAGGCAGTGGTCGTGGTCCGCTTTCGGAAAACATCCGTCGGCGCGAGACTACTTCCAGATTCAGATGACGTCCCCGCTCGCCAAGGCTTTTGGCGAATGGGTGGGGACGGGATTCGGGCGGTTATCCGAGGAAATTCGTCGCAATGGTGTTTATTCGTGGCGCTTCTGGTCCCGTGGTGTAAAAAAAGGAATGTTGATATGTGGGCTCGCCAAAAGCAGCGCAGATGCCATCGGGCGACCCTATCCTTTGATATTGCTGGGGGAGGGGCCGCTCAACCGGTGGGAGCAGAACTGGCAATTGTTGCCCTTTGTGTTATCTCCCATGTGGGAGAAAATGGAGTACATGGCTTCACGGCGGATTGCCGGCATCGGTGAACTGGAAGCCGATCTTGAGCGTATGGACACACCGATTGCCGCCTGGCAGAAAATACTGACGGAAAAAGCTGAGGATGGCCATGGCCAGGATAAAGAGCCGGTCAATAAAATCATTATGGACAACCTCCAGGAAAAGGCAGGTATGCTTGAAGCGCAGTTGAAACTGGCAGTATCCCTGGACCAGGGGGGGCAGACCGATCCTTTGGTGATGTCCGGCGCATGGCATCAGGCCTTGAAATCGCACTTAAAGGGAACTCCGAATACCGTGTTCATGGGGGGAAGTCTGGAGCGTGCGTTTGCTGTTTTTTTCAGCCGGCCATTGATGGTGGATGATTTCACCGACCTGTGGTCACGCTGA